The following are from one region of the Halarcobacter sp. genome:
- a CDS encoding HDOD domain-containing protein, translated as MKKLIIEKIDSLPPLPKSVIELEEFRKMSNQEPLDLLKIIEKDPLIITTVLRVANSAMFGFVSEVETPSRAISLLGVNFTISIALGTVIQSLVNTNLNAYNVSTDDFMFSSNLASSLVNTWVSKISFDLKEELILPAFLQEVGKFVISEVIIESDKKEDFLSRLEISKNISNVEKEFLGYSCARITANIFKHWNLSHNLIFTIGFVEDLEHCPKDYVEKVKILEIIKILCDIRNPLSDQNVQRALNKANEYGIDTEPLLQSIDSIKFKLENDL; from the coding sequence ATGAAGAAACTTATTATTGAGAAGATTGATTCATTACCTCCTCTACCGAAGAGTGTAATAGAACTAGAAGAATTTAGAAAAATGTCTAATCAAGAGCCATTAGACTTACTAAAAATAATTGAAAAAGATCCTTTAATTATTACAACTGTATTAAGAGTTGCAAACTCTGCAATGTTTGGTTTTGTAAGTGAAGTGGAAACTCCAAGCCGAGCCATATCACTTTTAGGTGTTAACTTTACAATATCAATTGCTTTAGGTACAGTTATTCAAAGCTTAGTAAATACAAATCTAAATGCTTACAATGTCTCAACAGATGACTTTATGTTTTCTTCAAATTTAGCTTCATCACTTGTTAATACTTGGGTATCAAAAATTAGTTTTGATTTAAAAGAGGAATTAATCCTTCCTGCGTTTTTACAAGAGGTAGGAAAATTTGTTATCTCTGAAGTAATTATCGAAAGTGATAAAAAAGAGGACTTCTTAAGTAGACTTGAAATTAGTAAAAATATATCTAATGTTGAAAAGGAGTTTTTAGGTTACTCTTGTGCAAGAATTACTGCAAATATATTTAAACATTGGAACCTAAGTCATAATCTTATATTTACAATTGGTTTTGTAGAGGACTTAGAACATTGTCCTAAAGATTATGTTGAAAAAGTAAAAATTTTAGAAATAATTAAAATCTTATGTGATATTAGAAACCCACTTTCAGACCAAAATGTACAAAGAGCTTTAAATAAAGCCAATGAATATGGGATTGACACTGAACCACTTTTACAATCAATTGATTCTATTAAATTTAAATTAGAAAATGATCTTTAA
- the thiC gene encoding phosphomethylpyrimidine synthase ThiC: MRDWLNDHKNDEVRTQMYYAKKGIITPDMEYVAKVEKLDPELVRSEIARGRLIIPANVNHKHLNPMAIGMASSCKINANIGSSALASDIQGEIEKVDVSLKYGADTIMDLSTGGDLDAIRSAVIEHSTVPIGTVPMYQILHDCNDKIEDLTIESMLAVLEKQAQQGVSYFTIHAGFLLQFMPHIAKRKMGIVSRGGSLMAAWMMHYHKENPFYDAYDDILEICRKYDVSLSLGDSLRPGCLADASDEAQLSELKVLGELTLRAWEKDVQVMIEGPGHVPLNQIERNMKLEREYCHEAPFYILGPLTTDIAAGYDHISSAIGAAVGGWHGASMLCYVTPKEHLGLPNANDVREGIIAYKIAAHSADIARGRKDARDIDDEMSDARYAFDWNKQFELCLDPERAKEYHDETLPQDVFKEAEFCSMCGPKFCSYKITQKIVDKHGDEIAQAM, translated from the coding sequence ATGAGAGATTGGCTAAACGATCATAAAAATGATGAAGTAAGAACACAAATGTATTATGCTAAAAAAGGGATTATTACGCCTGATATGGAGTATGTGGCCAAAGTTGAAAAGCTTGATCCTGAATTAGTAAGAAGTGAAATTGCAAGAGGGAGATTAATAATCCCAGCTAATGTTAATCACAAACATTTAAATCCAATGGCTATTGGTATGGCAAGTTCTTGTAAAATTAATGCAAATATAGGTTCATCTGCTTTAGCATCGGATATTCAAGGGGAAATTGAAAAAGTAGATGTATCTTTAAAGTATGGTGCTGACACAATTATGGATTTAAGTACAGGTGGAGATTTGGATGCAATTAGAAGTGCTGTAATTGAACACTCTACAGTACCAATCGGAACAGTACCTATGTATCAAATTCTACATGATTGTAATGATAAAATTGAAGATTTAACAATTGAGAGTATGTTAGCCGTTTTAGAAAAACAAGCACAACAAGGGGTTTCATACTTTACTATTCACGCAGGTTTCCTTTTACAATTTATGCCTCATATTGCAAAAAGAAAAATGGGAATAGTTTCAAGAGGTGGTTCTTTAATGGCTGCATGGATGATGCACTACCATAAAGAAAATCCATTTTATGATGCATATGATGATATTTTAGAGATTTGTAGAAAATATGATGTATCTTTGTCTTTAGGGGATTCTTTAAGACCTGGATGTTTAGCAGATGCATCTGATGAAGCTCAATTATCTGAATTAAAAGTTTTAGGTGAATTAACACTTAGAGCTTGGGAAAAAGATGTTCAAGTTATGATTGAAGGTCCAGGACATGTTCCATTAAATCAGATTGAAAGAAATATGAAATTAGAAAGAGAATATTGTCATGAAGCACCTTTTTATATCTTAGGACCACTTACAACAGATATAGCAGCTGGATATGACCATATCTCTTCTGCTATTGGTGCAGCAGTTGGTGGATGGCATGGGGCTTCGATGCTTTGTTATGTTACACCAAAAGAACATTTAGGTTTACCAAATGCAAATGATGTAAGAGAGGGAATTATTGCATATAAAATTGCCGCTCACTCTGCTGATATTGCTAGAGGTAGAAAAGATGCAAGAGATATTGATGATGAGATGTCTGATGCAAGATATGCTTTTGATTGGAATAAACAATTTGAACTTTGTTTAGACCCTGAAAGAGCAAAAGAGTATCATGATGAAACTCTTCCTCAAGATGTGTTTAAAGAAGCAGAGTTTTGTTCAATGTGTGGACCAAAATTTTGTTCATATAAAATTACACAAAAGATTGTTGATAAGCATGGAGACGAGATAGCACAAGCTATGTAA
- a CDS encoding P-loop NTPase, with translation MATVADINDKLTKVLYPGFQKSIMDFGFVKDVQVGDNGCIIVLDITSSAPEVEEQLKKDITAVLADTVSNVEIKITKPEAPKQQSNSTSGQNIAPQIKNFVMVSSGKGGVGKSTTTVNLAVAAAMQGKKVGILDADIYGPNIPRMMGIAGKEVEIVGNKAKPFNAYGVDVMSMGSLMDEGHALIWRGAMIMKAVQQLLRDILWEELDILFIDMPPGTGDAQLTIAQSVPVTCGVNVTTPQHVALDDSRRSLDMFKKLHIPIAGIVENMSGFICPECNTESDIFGMGTCEPLAEQYNTQVLGNLPIEPAIREGGDSGKPIVYCNPESESAKRYMSTTAKLLEYIDDVSSSASNAEIQPTTPPGVSACSTAGASSQQSSHSGGSCGCGN, from the coding sequence ATGGCAACTGTAGCTGATATAAATGATAAATTAACGAAAGTTTTATATCCAGGGTTCCAAAAATCAATTATGGACTTTGGATTTGTAAAAGATGTACAAGTTGGAGACAATGGTTGTATCATTGTTTTAGATATTACATCTAGTGCACCAGAAGTAGAAGAGCAATTAAAAAAAGATATTACAGCTGTATTAGCTGATACTGTATCAAATGTAGAGATTAAAATCACAAAACCAGAAGCACCAAAACAACAAAGTAATAGTACAAGTGGACAAAATATTGCACCACAAATTAAAAACTTTGTAATGGTAAGTTCTGGAAAAGGTGGTGTTGGAAAATCTACTACAACTGTAAACTTAGCAGTAGCTGCTGCTATGCAAGGTAAAAAAGTTGGTATTTTAGATGCAGATATTTATGGACCAAATATTCCTAGAATGATGGGGATAGCTGGAAAAGAAGTAGAGATTGTAGGAAATAAAGCTAAACCATTTAATGCTTATGGTGTTGATGTTATGTCAATGGGTTCATTAATGGATGAAGGTCATGCGCTAATTTGGAGAGGTGCAATGATTATGAAAGCTGTACAACAACTTCTAAGAGATATCCTTTGGGAAGAGTTAGATATCTTATTTATTGATATGCCTCCTGGAACTGGTGATGCTCAATTAACAATTGCTCAAAGTGTTCCTGTAACATGTGGTGTAAATGTAACTACTCCTCAACATGTAGCTTTAGATGACTCAAGAAGATCTTTAGATATGTTCAAAAAACTTCATATTCCAATTGCAGGTATTGTTGAAAATATGAGTGGATTTATTTGTCCAGAGTGTAATACAGAATCTGATATTTTTGGAATGGGAACTTGTGAACCTTTAGCTGAACAATATAATACTCAAGTTTTAGGTAATCTTCCAATTGAACCTGCAATTAGAGAAGGTGGTGATTCTGGTAAACCTATAGTTTACTGTAATCCAGAATCTGAATCTGCAAAAAGATATATGAGTACAACAGCAAAACTGTTAGAATATATTGATGATGTAAGTTCAAGTGCTTCTAATGCAGAGATTCAACCAACAACACCTCCTGGTGTATCAGCTTGTTCTACTGCTGGTGCATCTTCACAACAATCTTCTCACTCAGGTGGAAGTTGTGGTTGTGGCAACTAA
- a CDS encoding transcriptional repressor, producing the protein MMPLENIETKEFDIFIKNFKEHISKLGYKNTIQKDYILKVMYYSNDHLSAEEIAQKIQKEFNLDIGIATVYRSLNFFEEMDLIKSLDVGDGVRRFEFKTEHEHHDHMVCIKCGKIIEFSDDLIELNQIKIAEKNGFVLKDHIMTIYGICQQCDNK; encoded by the coding sequence ATGATGCCATTAGAAAATATAGAGACTAAAGAATTTGATATATTTATTAAAAATTTTAAAGAGCATATTAGTAAATTAGGGTATAAAAATACAATACAAAAAGACTATATACTAAAAGTAATGTATTATAGTAATGATCACTTAAGTGCCGAAGAGATAGCACAAAAAATTCAAAAAGAATTTAACCTTGATATTGGAATAGCTACAGTTTATAGAAGCCTAAACTTTTTTGAAGAAATGGATTTAATAAAATCTCTTGATGTGGGAGATGGAGTTAGAAGATTTGAATTTAAAACAGAACATGAACATCATGACCATATGGTTTGTATAAAATGTGGAAAAATTATCGAATTTTCTGATGATCTAATTGAATTAAATCAAATAAAAATTGCAGAAAAAAATGGCTTTGTTTTAAAAGACCATATAATGACTATATATGGCATCTGTCAACAATGCGACAATAAATAA
- the hisIE gene encoding bifunctional phosphoribosyl-AMP cyclohydrolase/phosphoribosyl-ATP diphosphatase HisIE: MENIELIDWEKMEGLIPVITQDFETNEVLMLAYMDKEALQLTLDTKFAHYFSRSKQRIWKKGESSNHTQEVKDVLIDCDNDTILLKVKQNGVACHTGRKSCFFTNLETKEEISKVEVDTTSAYGVIDTLYHVIQDRKNDDPKKSYTSKLLNGKENSMLKKIVEEAGEFTFAIKDNDNEEAIYEAADITYHVLVALASKNISPDRVKQELARRFGMSGIEEKNSRTEK; the protein is encoded by the coding sequence ATGGAAAATATAGAACTTATTGATTGGGAAAAAATGGAAGGCTTAATTCCTGTAATAACACAAGACTTTGAGACAAATGAAGTTTTAATGCTTGCATATATGGATAAAGAAGCTTTACAATTAACTCTTGATACAAAATTTGCTCACTATTTTAGTAGAAGTAAACAAAGAATTTGGAAAAAGGGTGAAAGTTCAAACCATACACAAGAGGTAAAAGATGTCCTAATTGATTGTGACAACGATACAATTTTATTAAAAGTAAAACAAAATGGTGTAGCTTGTCACACTGGTAGAAAATCTTGTTTCTTTACAAACCTAGAAACAAAAGAGGAAATATCAAAAGTTGAAGTTGATACAACTAGTGCATATGGAGTTATAGATACTTTATACCATGTAATCCAAGATAGAAAAAATGATGATCCTAAAAAATCGTACACATCAAAACTATTAAACGGAAAAGAAAACTCTATGCTTAAAAAAATTGTTGAGGAAGCAGGTGAATTTACTTTTGCAATAAAAGATAATGATAATGAAGAAGCTATCTATGAAGCAGCAGATATAACTTATCATGTTTTAGTTGCCCTAGCTTCTAAAAATATAAGTCCAGATAGAGTTAAACAAGAATTAGCAAGAAGATTTGGAATGTCAGGAATTGAAGAAAAAAATTCGCGAACTGAAAAATAG
- a CDS encoding SPFH domain-containing protein: protein MPIDNDYFKNRQQQNKGGGNNSNNGGGGNYQPPFEPPEFFKNFGKKAGIIYAVIIVIAILFLTKPFMTIESGNVGIKQTLGKYEEQPLRPGFHFIVPGYQKVTVVDTKVRLMNYASVETSTGFDQSIRSNPAINILDARGLPVSIELTVQYRLTASGAPLTIATWGPAWEDKIVNPVVRNIVRNVVGGFNAEELPTRRNEIATMIENGIRTQIESLEGKPVSVESVQLREIVLPPKIKDQIERVQIANQEAQRVRYEVERAKQEAEKKAALAKGEADKNRIEAQGRADAVTIEAKAQAKANQEIANSLTPKLLQMQQIQVQGKFNEALRENKDAKIFLTPGGSTPNIWVDTKNKTRDTAINQ, encoded by the coding sequence ATGCCAATTGATAACGACTATTTTAAAAATAGACAACAGCAGAATAAAGGTGGAGGAAACAACTCTAACAATGGCGGTGGAGGAAACTACCAACCACCATTTGAGCCACCTGAATTTTTTAAAAACTTTGGGAAAAAAGCGGGAATTATTTATGCAGTTATTATTGTAATTGCAATACTTTTCCTTACTAAACCTTTTATGACTATTGAGTCAGGTAATGTAGGGATTAAACAAACTTTAGGAAAATATGAAGAGCAACCATTAAGACCAGGTTTCCACTTTATTGTTCCTGGATACCAAAAAGTTACAGTTGTAGATACAAAAGTTAGACTTATGAATTATGCATCTGTAGAAACAAGTACAGGTTTTGATCAAAGTATTAGAAGTAATCCAGCAATTAACATTCTTGATGCAAGAGGTTTACCAGTTTCTATCGAACTTACTGTTCAATATAGACTTACAGCTAGTGGTGCTCCACTTACTATTGCGACTTGGGGTCCAGCATGGGAAGACAAAATTGTAAACCCAGTTGTTAGAAATATTGTTAGAAATGTTGTTGGTGGGTTTAATGCTGAAGAGTTACCAACAAGAAGAAATGAAATTGCAACTATGATTGAAAATGGTATTAGAACACAAATTGAATCTTTAGAAGGTAAACCAGTATCAGTTGAATCAGTTCAACTAAGAGAGATAGTTTTACCTCCAAAAATCAAAGATCAAATTGAAAGAGTTCAAATAGCAAACCAAGAAGCTCAAAGAGTAAGATATGAAGTTGAAAGAGCTAAACAAGAAGCAGAGAAAAAAGCTGCACTTGCAAAAGGGGAAGCTGACAAAAACAGAATTGAAGCACAAGGTAGAGCAGATGCTGTAACTATTGAAGCTAAAGCGCAAGCAAAAGCTAACCAAGAGATTGCAAACTCTTTAACTCCAAAATTACTTCAAATGCAACAAATTCAAGTTCAAGGTAAGTTTAACGAAGCACTTAGAGAAAATAAAGATGCTAAGATATTCTTAACTCCTGGTGGATCTACTCCAAATATTTGGGTTGATACAAAAAACAAAACTAGAGACACAGCAATAAATCAATAA